In Pseudodesulfovibrio alkaliphilus, the genomic stretch GAAGCAGATCAGGGAATCCCTCGACGCCGCGGCCCTGCCCGTTGGCGGCTCCCTTGTCGCCGTTACCCTCGGACTGGCTGTTCTCCTGGCTCTGGTCCTGTAATCACTCTGGAGGTTCAATCATGAAAGCGCTCAATAGCAGCCAGTTCCATATTCTTGAAAACGTGGCCGACGAGGTGGTCGAGCGCCTGCGGCGGGAGGTGCAGCCCAGGGATCTCGCCAAGGGGGAGGTGGTCTACCAGAAGGGGGACCCCTCGGATGATTTCTATTTCCTGGTGAGTGGCAAGGCGCAGCTTCAGGTGGAGAACGAGGAGGGCGTGACCGTGATTCTCGGCATCCTCAAGGTGGGGTATTGCTTCGGCATAACAGCTCTTTTTCCGAATACGCCGCGTCAGCACACCGTGGTTTGCGACGGGCCGTGCCGCGTGGCCGTCATCCCTGGACACGATCTGCGGGCCATCATGGAGACCGAGGGCGGGATCGGCCTGCCGCTGCTGTGGAACCTTTTCAAGTTGATCAAGGACAGGCTCGACCTGCGCACCGATCAGCTGGTGCGCGTACTCTCCACGCACCCGGACCTGAGCAAGGTCCGCGTATAAGCCGCGGTCACGGACCGGGCGGGTGCATCCTCCGGTGAGACCTCATGAACGCGCTGATCATCGAGAACGAGCAAAGCCTGACCCGCACCCTGGGGCGTCTGCTTGAAAGCGAGGGCTACGAGGTCGTCATCGCCCATTCCGGGGAGGAGGGGTTCTTTCTCGCCAACGAGGCGGTCTTTGACGTGGTCCTGCTGGATGTCTCGCTGCCGGGACGCGGCGGGCTGGCGGTGCTGCGGATGCTGCGGCGGCGGGGCATCGGCTCGCCGGTCATCCTCATGTCCGACAGCAACGCGGTGGAGGACACCGTGGCCGGGCTCGACACCGGGGCCGACGACTATCTGGTTAAGCCCTTTGCCCCGGCCGAACTGCTTGCCCGCATACGGGCGGTAACGCGGCGCGGCTGGGCCGAACAGGCGCTGCTGCTGACCTGCGGCGACCTAACCATGGATGTGATCACCCGCATCGTGACCCGGGGCGGCCGGACCATCAGCCTCACCGCCCGCGAGTTCGATCTGCTCGAATACCTCATGCGCCACAAGGGGCGCGCCGTGTCTCGCGACATGCTCGTGCGCGACATTTGGCAGGAGGACTCCCGGGCGAATAATCTGGACAACGTCATCGACGTGCATGTGGCCCGCATCAGGAAGAAAATCGACCACGGGCATAGCGTCAAGCTGCTCCACACCCTGCGCGGGGTGGGCTTTCAGCTCAAGAATCCCTGATCCCCTTTATTCTCCTATTGTCATGCGGGGATACATCCCCCGCTCAGGCCCGGACTGGAAGGGCTGGAGAATGTTGTAGCAGGCATCCTGAATCTGCTGGGCGTGGCCGCGTGTACCCTTTGTGCCGTCGTAGTAGGCTCCGTTGGCTTCGAGGATGTGCTCGATGCGTACCTTGAAGGCATCCACGAACGCCTTGCCGTTGCCCGTGAAGGTCATGCTGCCCAAGGCCAGATGGTCTGCCCTTGCCATGTCGTCGAGGTCCAGACACTGCGTTGAGAGGTCCGTCTGCCGGGTGATCAGGCCCCATACCAGCGAGTTGTCCGGGATGGCAATGGGTTCATCGGAGTCGATGATGGTGTGGGGCATGACGATGGAGTTGCGGCCCACGGTGATGTGCTCGGGCTTTCTGCCGTTGAGGAAGGCGTTGAAGCCCACAAAGACATTCTTTGCGAGGTGGGTGTTGATCACCTTGGCTCCGTGGGCGGTGATGTCGAATCCGTCATAGATCGAGTTTGAGATGTGGCAGTTCTCCTGGGCGTTGGAGCCTTTGCCCATGACAGAGTTTTCGATGTGGACGCGCTGGGCCACCAGGGCGTTGTCGCCGATGACGCAATCTCCCTTGAGCACGGAGTATGGGCTGACGTAGGAATCGCGCCCCTTGCCCTCGAAGGGTTCGGGCCATACGGCGGAATAGAGGGGCACGAAGTCCTGCTCCCGCCTTGAGGTATGCTCGAAGAATTCACCCGAGAGAGTGCCGTTTTCGTCCATGGAGACATATTTGCGCAGCACGTCGCGGGGAAAGAGGTAGTTGAACTCGAAAACTCCCTTGTGGCGGACCCAGACGCGGCCCGGTTCGATGACCTGCCGCGAGACGCCGTCGGCCTGGACATAGGCGAATTCGCCCACCACGCAGTTGTGGATGTAGGCGAAGTCAACGGTGGCGAAGGGGCCGAGAAACACGCTCTCCGTGGTGGTGCCGTGGATATTGGAGTAGTGCATGGCCACGGTGTTGAGAATTTTAAAAATCTCTGGAATTTCAGGATTCTTGGAGTGGTTGTGGACCAGGGTTTTGACCAGGTAGCTGTTGAGGATACGGATGACCTCGTCGTTGAAGAGCCGGGTCTTGATGCCGCCAAACTCCACCACATCTCCTTTGCGCTTGAGTTCGTCGCCGCGGATGTCGCTCTTGTAGAGCACCGAGTTTTCCACCAGGGTCCGGCCCAGGAAATAGGTGCCGCCGAGGCTGGAATTGATGAAGCGGAAGCTTACGGGGTGGTCGTTGGTCAGGGCGTAGAAGGCGTAGAAGAGCAGGTGCCTTTCCCTTGGGATGGCGTTTTTCAGGATGGGCACCACATTGATGCCCATG encodes the following:
- a CDS encoding response regulator transcription factor — translated: MNALIIENEQSLTRTLGRLLESEGYEVVIAHSGEEGFFLANEAVFDVVLLDVSLPGRGGLAVLRMLRRRGIGSPVILMSDSNAVEDTVAGLDTGADDYLVKPFAPAELLARIRAVTRRGWAEQALLLTCGDLTMDVITRIVTRGGRTISLTAREFDLLEYLMRHKGRAVSRDMLVRDIWQEDSRANNLDNVIDVHVARIRKKIDHGHSVKLLHTLRGVGFQLKNP
- a CDS encoding Crp/Fnr family transcriptional regulator produces the protein MKALNSSQFHILENVADEVVERLRREVQPRDLAKGEVVYQKGDPSDDFYFLVSGKAQLQVENEEGVTVILGILKVGYCFGITALFPNTPRQHTVVCDGPCRVAVIPGHDLRAIMETEGGIGLPLLWNLFKLIKDRLDLRTDQLVRVLSTHPDLSKVRV
- a CDS encoding transferase, with the protein product MERLEELLEHIAARVNVNLGHMGINVVPILKNAIPRERHLLFYAFYALTNDHPVSFRFINSSLGGTYFLGRTLVENSVLYKSDIRGDELKRKGDVVEFGGIKTRLFNDEVIRILNSYLVKTLVHNHSKNPEIPEIFKILNTVAMHYSNIHGTTTESVFLGPFATVDFAYIHNCVVGEFAYVQADGVSRQVIEPGRVWVRHKGVFEFNYLFPRDVLRKYVSMDENGTLSGEFFEHTSRREQDFVPLYSAVWPEPFEGKGRDSYVSPYSVLKGDCVIGDNALVAQRVHIENSVMGKGSNAQENCHISNSIYDGFDITAHGAKVINTHLAKNVFVGFNAFLNGRKPEHITVGRNSIVMPHTIIDSDEPIAIPDNSLVWGLITRQTDLSTQCLDLDDMARADHLALGSMTFTGNGKAFVDAFKVRIEHILEANGAYYDGTKGTRGHAQQIQDACYNILQPFQSGPERGMYPRMTIGE